A region of Liolophura sinensis isolate JHLJ2023 chromosome 8, CUHK_Ljap_v2, whole genome shotgun sequence DNA encodes the following proteins:
- the LOC135473353 gene encoding aspartic and glutamic acid-rich protein-like, producing MVASVSATPQHAQQQAKDTWYLAEQARAEAKHAKEDAEQARAEAKHAKEDAEQARAKAKHAKDAAEQVRAEAKHAKDAAEQTHNLVVEPHSLAICQGESAAVRDPAEAQSARLVLWAQQEEKNRPILPKAVPQAAHLQRSCKTVAKQRRKK from the coding sequence ATGGTAGCCTCAGTTTCGGCTACCCCACAACATGCACAGCAGCAAGCCAAGGATACATGGTATCTGGCAGAGCAAGCACGAGCCGAAGCCAAGCACGCCAAGGAAGACGCAGAGCAAGCACGAGCAGAAGCCAAGCACGCCAAGGAAGACGCAGAACAAGCACGAGCCAAAGCCAAGCACGCCAAGGACGCCGCCGAGCAAGTACGAGCCGAAGCCAAACACGCCAAGGACGCCGCCGAGCAAACACACAACCTTGTTGTAGAGCCCCATAGCCTTGCCATTTGCCAGGGGGAAAGTGCAGCAGTTCGAGACCCTGCGGAAGCACAATCGGCCCGTCTAGTCTTGTGGGCACAACAGGAAGAGAAGAACCGACCAATTCTGCCGAAGGCGGTTCCGCAAGCGGCACATCTACAACGTAGTTGCAAAACAGTTGCAAAGCAACGCAGGAAGAAGTAG